One Oncorhynchus clarkii lewisi isolate Uvic-CL-2024 chromosome 31, UVic_Ocla_1.0, whole genome shotgun sequence DNA segment encodes these proteins:
- the LOC139390848 gene encoding protocadherin beta-16-like, which produces MGDWCTTGRRGGWQVLFYILCLSALDSVTGQARYSIPEEQSEGSIVGNIGRDLGLEVKRLVSGKARIITKGARQYVDLNRDKGLLVVKERIDREELCGQTTPCSFSFELIIENPIQLYRVTVEVRDINDNTPSFPKDEIHLEISENAVSGARFSLESAVDSDVGVNSIQNYSLRPTDNFKLEVHSQADGGKYIEMVLQTPLDREEHETLSLMLIATDGGEPQRTGTVRILITVLDANDNAPVCGQPVYKTDVKESSPKGTLITTVSADDADQGVNGEVTFSIAHVAKEAKELFELNVNTGEIKLVGNLDFEKTKNYQLNVKARDQGGFTDTCKVVIQIIDENDNVPTIQLMSHSNSIPEDSPPGTTVAVINVEDADSDGNGVVLCYINADIPFKIESSLTDYYTIVTDSTLDRETVSEYNVTITVSDEGTPPLSSNKNITVKVSDVNDNPPKFDQPVYSKSIQENNSPGFSIFSVRASDADWGQNARVSYFLDDKQVNGVTASSVVSVNSENGAIHAVRSFDYEQIKSFQFNVTARDGGSPPLSSVVAVRILVQDQNDNAPQVLYPVQTSSSLVAELVPRSAEVGYLVTKVVAVDVDSGQNAWLSYKLQKATDRALFEVGLQNGEIRTIRQVTDKDAVKQRLTVVVEDNGQPSRSATVNVNVAVADSFPEVLSEFTDFTHDKEYNDNLTFYLVVALAVVSFLFITCLVVIISVKIYRWRQSRVLYHSNLPIIPYYPPRYADTLGTGTLQHVYNYEVCRTTDSRKSDCKFVRPCSQNVLIMDPSSTGTMQRMQSEQNILDEPDSPLEVSLL; this is translated from the coding sequence ATGGGTGATTGGTGTACGACAGGGCGCAGAGGCGGGTGGCAAGTACTGTTTTACATTCTTTGTCTGAGCGCCCTAGATTCTGTAACTGGGCAGGCACGATATTCCATACCAGAGGAGCAGTCAGAGGGGTCGATCGTTGGAAACATTGGTAGAGATTTGGGTTTGGAGGTGAAGAGACTAGTGTCCGGTAAAGCTCGCATTATAACAAAAGGAGCGCGACAGTATGTAGATCTGAACCGAGACAAAGGGCTCCTCGTTGTTAAAGAGAGAATCGACCGAGAGGAGCTCTGCGGACAGACTACGCCTTGTAGCTTCAGCTTTGAGCTTATCATAGAAAACCCCATTCAGTTATATCGAGTTACAGTAGAGGTTCGTGACATTAACGATAACACCCCGTCCTTTCCAAAGGATGAAATACATTTGGAAATCAGCGAAAATGCCGTCTCCGGGGCGCGCTTTTCTCTGGAGAGCGCCGTTGACTCTGACGTTGGAGTTAACAGTATACAGAATTATTCTCTAAGACCGACAGATAATTTCAAATTAGAGGTACACAGCCAAGCCGATGGTGGTAAATACATTGAGATGGTTTTGCAAACCCCCCTAGACAGAGAGGAACATGAGACTCTGTCTCTGATGCTTATTGCTACTGACGGAGGCGAGCCTCAGAGGACTGGAACTGTCCGCATCCTTATTACCGTGCTGGATGCCAATGATAATGCGCCAGTATGTGGTCAACCCGTTTATAAAACAGACGTTAAGGAGAGCTCCCCAAAAGGGACTTTGATAACCACCGTTAGCGCAGACGATGCAGACCAAGGGGTGAATGGAGAGGTCACTTTCTCCATCGCTCATGTTGCTAAAGAGGCGAAGGAGCTGTTTGAGCTTAATGTGAATACAGGGGAAATCAAATTGGTAGGAAACCTGGATTTTGAAAAGACAAAAAACTATCAATTAAACGTGAAAGCGAGGGACCAAGGAGGGTTTACTGATACGTGTAAAGTTGTCATTCAAATTATTGATGAGAACGATAATGTCCCCACAATACAACTCATGTCACATTCTAACTCGATTCCCGAGGACTCTCCCCCTGGTACCACTGTAGCTGTTATTAATGTTGAAGACGCAGACTCAGACGGCAACGGTGTCGTTCTTTGCTATATTAACGCAGATATTCCGTTCAAAATAGAGTCATCGTTAACCGATTATTATACAATAGTCACTGATAGCACATTGGACAGAGAAACCGTGTCTGAGTACAACGTCACCATTACAGTTTCAGATGAAGGGACTCCGCCTCTCTCCAGCAATAAGAACATAACTGTTAAAGTATCAGATGTGAATGATAACCCACCCAAGTTTGATCAACCTGTATATAGTAAGTCTATTCAGGAAAACAATTCGCCAGGGTTTTCTATATTCTCAGTGAGAGCGAGTGATGCTGACTGGGGTCAAAATGCCCGCGTCTCCTACTTTCTCGATGATAAACAAGTTAACGGGGTGACTGCTTCCTCTGTTGTCTCAGTAAATTCAGAAAATGGCGCCATCCATGCTGTTAGGTCATTCGATTATGAACAAATCAAGTCGTTTCAATTCAACGTCACTGCCCGTGATGGAGGGTCTCCACCTCTCAGTTCAGTGGTCGCTGTTAGAATATTAGTCCAGGACCAGAACGACAACGCGCCTCAGGTTCTGTATCCAGTCCAGACTAGCAGCTCTCTGGTGGCTGAATTGGTGCCTCGTTCAGCAGAAGTGGGCTATCTTGTCACTAAAGTGGTGGCTGTTGATGTGGACTCTGGACAGAATGCCTGGCTCTCGTATAAACTGCAGAAAGCGACAGACAGGGCGCTGTTTGAAGTGGGCTTACAGAATGGAGAAATAAGAACTATACGCCAAGTCACTGATAAAGATGCTGTGAAACAAAGGCTTACTGTTGTAGTGGAGGACAACGGGCAGCCCTCTCGTTCAGCTACAGTCAATGTTAACGTGGCTGTGGCGGACAGCTTTCCTGAAGTGCTCTCGGAGTTCACTGACTTTACGCACGACAAGGAGTACAATGACAACCTGACTTTTTATTTAGTCGTGGCTTTGGCTGTAGTCTCATTTCTGTTCATCACATGTTTAGTGGTTATTATATCAGTGAAAATATACAGATGGAGACAGTCTCGCGTTCTCTATCATTCCAATCTCCCGATTATTCCGTATTATCCACCGCGTTACGCAGACACTTTGGGGACAGGAACTCTACAGCACGTGTACAATTACGAGGTGTGCAGGACGACTGATTCCAGAAAGAGTGACTGTAAGTTCGTCAGACCCTGTAGTCAGAACGTACTGATAATGGACCCCAGTTCTACAGGGACGATGCAGCGGATGCAGAGTGAACAGAACAtcctggatgaaccagactctCCACTAGAGGTGAGTTTGTTGTAG